In one window of Dyella thiooxydans DNA:
- a CDS encoding alpha/beta hydrolase: MHARTARLIGVLLLLLVGCGPAFAGEAVTLRAADGVSVFGTLSPARPHNDKVLLLFHQARGSRHEYDPLIARFNQLGYDTLAIDQRSGGDLFGGHNQTVQVLGRSADYLDAAPDLDAALAWARDRHYGTIVAVGSSYSSALVILLAARYPAGLTAIASFSPGEYFDDKDLIKDAAAKVTVPFYITTDPAEAGNVAEVLRKAHGGNITDYRPRAGVHGASTLVESRDPEGHSANLESFEAFLRDLGH, encoded by the coding sequence ATGCACGCACGCACTGCCCGTCTCATCGGTGTCCTGCTGCTCCTTCTTGTGGGGTGTGGCCCGGCGTTCGCCGGCGAGGCCGTGACCTTGCGCGCCGCCGATGGCGTGAGCGTCTTCGGCACGTTGAGCCCGGCCAGGCCCCACAACGACAAGGTGCTGCTGCTGTTCCACCAGGCCCGCGGCAGTCGCCACGAATACGATCCGCTGATCGCCCGGTTCAACCAGCTCGGCTACGACACGCTGGCGATCGACCAGCGTTCCGGCGGCGACCTGTTCGGCGGCCACAACCAGACGGTGCAGGTGCTGGGTCGCTCCGCCGATTACCTGGATGCCGCGCCCGACCTCGATGCCGCGCTGGCCTGGGCGCGGGATCGGCACTACGGCACCATCGTGGCGGTCGGCAGTTCCTATTCGTCGGCGCTGGTGATCCTGCTGGCCGCCCGCTATCCGGCGGGGCTCACGGCCATCGCCAGCTTCTCACCGGGGGAGTACTTCGACGACAAGGACCTGATCAAGGACGCGGCGGCCAAGGTAACGGTCCCGTTCTACATCACCACCGACCCGGCCGAGGCCGGCAACGTGGCCGAGGTACTGCGCAAGGCGCATGGGGGCAACATCACGGATTACCGTCCCAGGGCTGGTGTGCATGGTGCCTCGACCCTGGTCGAATCGCGAGATCCGGAAGGCCATTCGGCCAACCTGGAGAGCTTCGAGGCTTTCCTGCGCGATCTGGGGCACTAG
- a CDS encoding tetratricopeptide repeat protein, producing the protein MRFVLPVLLACMLVPATAFAEDLGLCHRGWDATEAGHHQRAIELFRACIKEGHLQQASLAQTYRNIGIASRRNHQPAEAVTAFNQSIALHPADVEEDYINRGNAYDDLGETARALADYSKALAITPDNGEAHYNRGIAYERIRAFDKARADFIAAYQDGLRTDLLFERLKIYGLIGTSPHGSQPLGQ; encoded by the coding sequence ATGCGTTTCGTCCTGCCTGTCCTTCTAGCCTGCATGCTCGTCCCAGCCACCGCATTTGCGGAGGACCTTGGCCTTTGCCATCGCGGCTGGGATGCCACCGAAGCCGGTCACCACCAGCGAGCGATTGAACTTTTCCGCGCGTGCATCAAGGAAGGCCACCTGCAGCAGGCATCGCTGGCGCAGACCTATCGAAACATCGGCATTGCTTCTCGGCGAAATCATCAACCTGCAGAGGCCGTCACCGCATTCAACCAGTCGATCGCTCTGCATCCGGCGGATGTGGAAGAGGATTACATCAATCGCGGTAATGCATACGACGATCTCGGCGAGACCGCCCGAGCCTTGGCCGACTACTCCAAAGCACTGGCCATCACGCCAGACAATGGCGAGGCCCACTACAACAGGGGCATTGCCTACGAGCGGATCCGGGCGTTCGACAAAGCACGTGCTGACTTCATTGCGGCGTACCAAGACGGCCTGAGGACCGATCTCCTATTCGAGCGACTGAAAATCTATGGGCTCATCGGGACCAGCCCTCACGGATCGCAGCCACTGGGCCAATAA
- a CDS encoding zinc-dependent alcohol dehydrogenase family protein produces MNALPATMKAAVQQQAGAPLHLVDLPLPVPGPGRVLVRVAAAGLNPLDTKIRAGRAAHARHPLPAVLGIDLAGTVVALGPDVAGWSIGDEVYGMTGGVGGVQGSLAEYAAVDARLLARKPAGFSMREAAALPLGFITAYEGLVDRARVHAGQRVLVHGGAGGVGHLAVQLALAHGAQVFATGAAESREAIEGYGATAIDYRVTPVADYVQAHTGGEGFDIIYDTVGGATLDASFEAVRPYHGHVVSALGWGTHALAPLSFRAATYSGVFTLRPLLTGEGRAHHGGILREATRLADEGKLRIRLDPREFPLAGVEQAYRLIEEGAANGKVVVTVAS; encoded by the coding sequence ATGAACGCTCTCCCCGCCACCATGAAAGCCGCCGTGCAACAACAGGCCGGCGCGCCGCTCCATCTCGTCGACCTGCCGCTGCCCGTGCCCGGTCCGGGCCGGGTGCTGGTCCGCGTCGCCGCGGCGGGCCTGAACCCGCTGGATACCAAGATCCGCGCCGGCAGGGCCGCCCATGCACGCCATCCACTGCCGGCCGTGCTCGGCATCGACCTGGCCGGCACGGTGGTCGCGCTCGGCCCCGACGTCGCAGGCTGGAGCATCGGCGACGAGGTCTACGGCATGACCGGCGGCGTCGGCGGCGTGCAGGGCTCGCTGGCCGAATACGCGGCGGTCGATGCCCGGCTGCTGGCGCGCAAGCCGGCGGGTTTCTCGATGCGTGAGGCGGCCGCGCTGCCGCTGGGCTTCATCACCGCCTACGAGGGGCTGGTCGACCGTGCCCGCGTGCATGCCGGGCAGCGGGTGCTGGTCCACGGAGGTGCGGGTGGCGTGGGACACCTGGCGGTACAGCTGGCGCTGGCGCATGGCGCGCAGGTGTTCGCCACCGGCGCGGCCGAAAGCCGCGAGGCGATCGAAGGCTACGGTGCCACGGCGATCGACTACCGCGTCACGCCGGTCGCCGACTACGTGCAGGCGCATACCGGCGGCGAAGGCTTCGACATCATCTACGACACCGTGGGCGGCGCCACCCTGGATGCCTCATTCGAAGCGGTCAGGCCGTACCACGGCCACGTGGTCAGCGCGCTGGGCTGGGGCACGCACGCGCTGGCGCCGCTGTCGTTCCGCGCCGCCACCTATTCGGGTGTGTTCACGCTGCGCCCGCTGCTGACCGGCGAGGGGCGCGCGCACCACGGCGGGATCCTGCGCGAGGCCACCCGGCTGGCCGACGAGGGCAAGCTGCGCATCCGCCTGGATCCGCGCGAGTTCCCTCTCGCCGGGGTGGAGCAGGCGTACCGGCTGATCGAGGAGGGTGCCGCGAACGGCAAGGTGGTGGTCACCGTGGCCAGCTGA
- a CDS encoding zinc ribbon domain-containing protein YjdM, translating to MSALPPCPQCQSAYTYEDRGLLVCPECGHEWTVGEPGAETDARVVRDANGNVLNDGDTVTVIKDLKVKGSSLVVKVGTKVKNIRLVEGDHDIDCRIDGIGPMSLKSEFVRKA from the coding sequence ATGAGTGCCCTCCCGCCCTGCCCGCAGTGCCAGTCCGCCTACACCTACGAGGACCGCGGCCTGCTGGTCTGCCCCGAGTGCGGCCATGAGTGGACCGTGGGCGAGCCGGGCGCGGAGACCGACGCGCGCGTGGTGCGCGACGCAAACGGCAACGTGCTCAACGATGGCGACACGGTCACCGTGATCAAGGATCTGAAGGTGAAAGGCTCCTCGCTGGTGGTGAAGGTCGGCACCAAGGTGAAGAACATCCGCCTCGTCGAGGGTGACCACGACATCGACTGCAGGATCGACGGCATCGGCCCGATGAGCCTCAAGTCGGAATTCGTGCGGAAGGCCTGA
- a CDS encoding LysR family transcriptional regulator: MEWSDVRIFLAIAREGSLGAAARRVGQTQPTMGRRLRALEAAVGQTLFQRTPDGFVLTDEGNAVMASAERMEEEALAFERQLAGGGSALGGSLRLAASDWFGSYVLTPILAEFARRQPAVMVELLTDTRLYSLARREADLAFRITPFDEPDVIARRLLRMPYSLYMHRDQPRLRKGGRGVRLVTMNAAFGGMPDVAWLKKHLPEATVAGTSNNREVQARLCAEGVGVAVLPTALGDAFGELQRIDLGDPPPSRDTWIGYHRDLKRLGRLRSLLELLAERFPG; this comes from the coding sequence ATGGAATGGAGCGACGTCCGCATCTTCCTCGCCATCGCCCGCGAGGGCTCGCTCGGCGCCGCCGCCCGGCGCGTGGGCCAGACCCAGCCGACCATGGGCCGCCGCCTGCGCGCGTTGGAGGCCGCGGTCGGGCAGACCCTGTTCCAGCGCACGCCCGACGGTTTCGTGCTGACCGACGAAGGCAATGCAGTAATGGCCAGCGCCGAGCGCATGGAGGAGGAAGCGCTCGCCTTCGAGCGCCAGCTGGCCGGAGGCGGCAGCGCGCTCGGCGGGTCGTTGCGGCTGGCGGCATCGGACTGGTTCGGCAGCTACGTGCTCACGCCCATACTGGCCGAGTTCGCACGACGCCAGCCCGCGGTGATGGTGGAACTGCTCACCGACACGCGGCTGTACAGCCTGGCCCGGCGCGAGGCCGATCTGGCCTTCCGCATCACCCCGTTCGACGAGCCGGACGTGATCGCGCGGCGCCTGCTGCGCATGCCCTACTCGCTCTATATGCACCGCGACCAGCCGCGCCTGCGCAAAGGCGGCCGCGGCGTCCGCCTGGTCACCATGAACGCCGCGTTCGGCGGCATGCCGGACGTCGCATGGCTGAAGAAGCACCTGCCCGAGGCCACCGTCGCCGGCACCAGCAACAACCGCGAGGTACAGGCGCGCCTGTGTGCCGAGGGCGTGGGTGTCGCGGTACTGCCCACGGCGCTGGGCGACGCCTTCGGCGAACTGCAACGCATCGACCTGGGCGATCCGCCGCCCTCGCGCGACACCTGGATCGGCTACCACCGTGACCTCAAGCGACTGGGGCGGCTACGCAGCCTGCTCGAGCTGCTGGCCGAACGTTTCCCGGGCTGA
- a CDS encoding GGDEF domain-containing protein, with the protein MGPLDTDTLLSVYLALSGLTALFTLAGGWTTRKPGLWLWSGAFMASLLSQAIRPGIAELWGLQASKPPGHLGGVLQALLVLAGMRAFLGLRISWLGMAALFAAVTVFSFTLLATGQILWWSLSVTQAVAGLVMARAAWLAWQARRSGGSGALALMGAVLGVAALVALARAVSVLPIGMSTARLDVANEHWLMATLLLVVAEGFAMLVLVNSSLREELAKLADFDPLTGLLNRRGLRSRLERMMPPAAADRAVPDLAVVLLDLDEFKGINDRFGHQVGDEVLAEVARRLHRGTRPGNLVARTGGEEFMLVWTGEASGAEAAGEQLRGLVAGSPVPSQAGEVGVTASVGVATGPWRGDVSFESLVGRADHALYAAKRAGRNRVVMG; encoded by the coding sequence TTGGGACCGCTCGATACCGACACGCTGCTCAGCGTCTACCTGGCGTTGTCCGGACTGACCGCGCTGTTCACGCTGGCAGGCGGCTGGACCACCCGCAAACCTGGCCTGTGGCTGTGGTCGGGCGCGTTCATGGCGTCGCTGCTCAGCCAGGCGATCCGGCCGGGCATCGCCGAGTTGTGGGGCCTGCAGGCCTCGAAGCCGCCCGGGCACCTGGGGGGCGTGCTGCAGGCGTTGCTGGTGCTCGCCGGCATGCGGGCTTTTCTGGGGCTGCGCATTTCATGGCTCGGCATGGCTGCGCTGTTCGCCGCGGTGACGGTGTTTTCCTTCACCCTGCTCGCGACCGGACAGATCCTGTGGTGGTCGCTGTCGGTCACCCAGGCCGTCGCTGGCCTGGTGATGGCGCGTGCCGCATGGCTCGCCTGGCAGGCGCGTCGGTCCGGCGGGAGCGGTGCGCTGGCGCTGATGGGCGCAGTGCTCGGCGTCGCGGCCCTGGTCGCACTGGCCCGCGCGGTCTCGGTGCTGCCCATCGGCATGTCGACCGCGCGGCTCGACGTAGCCAACGAACACTGGCTGATGGCCACCCTGCTGCTGGTGGTGGCCGAGGGTTTCGCCATGCTGGTGCTGGTGAACAGCTCGTTGCGTGAAGAGCTGGCAAAGCTGGCCGATTTCGATCCGCTCACGGGGCTGCTCAACCGCCGTGGTCTGCGCTCGCGACTGGAGCGGATGATGCCGCCAGCCGCCGCCGATCGCGCCGTTCCGGACCTGGCGGTGGTCCTGCTGGACCTGGACGAATTCAAGGGAATCAACGACCGCTTCGGCCATCAGGTGGGTGACGAGGTGCTGGCCGAAGTCGCACGTCGGCTCCATCGCGGCACCCGCCCCGGGAACCTGGTGGCGCGCACTGGCGGCGAGGAGTTCATGCTGGTCTGGACCGGCGAGGCCAGTGGGGCCGAGGCGGCGGGGGAGCAACTGCGCGGACTGGTTGCCGGCAGTCCGGTACCCAGCCAGGCCGGTGAAGTGGGGGTAACCGCCAGCGTGGGTGTCGCCACTGGGCCGTGGCGGGGCGACGTCAGTTTCGAGAGCCTGGTCGGGCGTGCCGATCATGCGCTCTACGCGGCCAAGCGGGCCGGACGCAACCGCGTGGTGATGGGCTGA